A genomic window from Diospyros lotus cultivar Yz01 chromosome 2, ASM1463336v1, whole genome shotgun sequence includes:
- the LOC127794530 gene encoding rust resistance kinase Lr10-like isoform X1, whose product MSPPPYSNDGPHVATITVPVLVLAGISVISCFCTKIARRISELRTAVAQPAPSYVVQATSHVVHVWEVDAPTMERILEDLAKEKPIRFTAQELCTFTSNYSTRLGSGGFGIVYKGQFPNGVKIAVKVLNRNSDGRAEEQSMAEVTTIGRTYHRNLVRLYGFCFDQFMSALVYEYMENGSLDKYLFSDMQAIEEWEKLREIAIGTAKGIAYLHEECHQRIIHYDIKPGNVLLDEKFTPKVADFGLAKLCNRDSTHVSLSGYRGTPGYSAPEFQLRNFPITHKCDVHSFGMLLFEIIGRRRNARIRSTDSLDWFPKQVWEEYEKGELAAMLSGCWNEEKDREQVEKAAMVALWCVQDSPEDRPPMSAVVKMLEGGVEVMPPPKPFQYLLSISVTSPDAPSNGSDSSDISTSTSCGTNSRWYKDTTPIMAKYEIQMASITTTT is encoded by the exons ATGTCTCCACCGCCATATAGTAATGACGGGCCACATGTTGCTA CTATCACAGTGCCAGTGCTAGTACTTGCAGGCATTAGCGTGATCTCGTGTTTTTGTACCAAGATTGCAAGAAGAATTTCAGAATTGAGAACAGCTGTTGCTCAGCCAGCCCCGAGTTATGTGGTTCAAGCCACGAGTCATGTGGTTCATGTGTGGGAAGTTGATGCTCCTACAATGGAGAGGATCCTCGAAGACCTGGCAAAGGAGAAACCGATCAGATTCACAGCCCAAGAACTGTGTACCTTCACTTCCAATTACTCCACAAGGTTGGGTTCTGGAGGCTTTGGCATTGTCTATAAAGGACAGTTCCCTAATGGGGTTAAGATTGCAGTAAAAGTCCTCAACAGGAACTCAGATGGAAGAGCTGAGGAGCAATCCATGGCTGAGGTGACCACCATTGGAAGAACTTACCATAGAAATCTAGTCAGGCTTTATGGTTTTTGCTTTGATCAATTCATGAGTGCACTAGTCTACGAGTACATGGAGAATGGATCATTGGACAAGTACTTGTTCAGCGATATGCAAGCAATTGAGGAGTGGGAAAAGCTGCGTGAAATTGCAATTGGAACAGCAAAAGGCATCGCCTACCTGCACGAAGAGTGCCATCAGCGCATCATTCACTATGATATAAAGCCTGGAAATGTCCTCCTAGACGAAAAGTTTACCCCCAAGGTCGCTGATTTTGGGCTGGCAAAGCTTTGCAACAGAGACAGTACCCATGTGTCTCTGTCTGGTTATCGAGGGACTCCCGGCTACTCAGCACCGGAATTTCAGCTCAGGAACTTCCCCATAACGCATAAATGCGATGTCCACAGCTTCGGAATGCTGTTGTTCGAGATAATAGGGAGGAGGAGGAATGCCCGAATACGTTCCACGGACAGTTTGGATTGGTTTCCAAAGCAAGTGTGGGAAGAGTACGAGAAAGGAGAGTTGGCTGCAATGTTGTCGGGGTGTTGGAATGAGGAGAAGGATAGGGAGCAAGTGGAGAAGGCGGCTATGGTGGCTCTGTGGTGCGTTCAGGACTCGCCGGAGGACAGGCCGCCGATGAGCGCGGTGGTGAAAATGCTGGAAGGCGGAGTGGAGGTGATGCCACCTCCGAAGCCATTCCAGTACTTGTTATCTATTTCCGTGACTAGCCCTGATGCGCCCTCTAATGGCAGTGACAGTTCAGACATTTCTACTTCGACCAGCTGTGGAACGAATTCACGTTGGTACAAAGACACCACGCCCATCATGGCCAAGTACGAGATTCAAATGGCCAGTATCACTACCACCacctaa
- the LOC127794530 gene encoding rust resistance kinase Lr10-like isoform X2 — protein sequence MERILEDLAKEKPIRFTAQELCTFTSNYSTRLGSGGFGIVYKGQFPNGVKIAVKVLNRNSDGRAEEQSMAEVTTIGRTYHRNLVRLYGFCFDQFMSALVYEYMENGSLDKYLFSDMQAIEEWEKLREIAIGTAKGIAYLHEECHQRIIHYDIKPGNVLLDEKFTPKVADFGLAKLCNRDSTHVSLSGYRGTPGYSAPEFQLRNFPITHKCDVHSFGMLLFEIIGRRRNARIRSTDSLDWFPKQVWEEYEKGELAAMLSGCWNEEKDREQVEKAAMVALWCVQDSPEDRPPMSAVVKMLEGGVEVMPPPKPFQYLLSISVTSPDAPSNGSDSSDISTSTSCGTNSRWYKDTTPIMAKYEIQMASITTTT from the coding sequence ATGGAGAGGATCCTCGAAGACCTGGCAAAGGAGAAACCGATCAGATTCACAGCCCAAGAACTGTGTACCTTCACTTCCAATTACTCCACAAGGTTGGGTTCTGGAGGCTTTGGCATTGTCTATAAAGGACAGTTCCCTAATGGGGTTAAGATTGCAGTAAAAGTCCTCAACAGGAACTCAGATGGAAGAGCTGAGGAGCAATCCATGGCTGAGGTGACCACCATTGGAAGAACTTACCATAGAAATCTAGTCAGGCTTTATGGTTTTTGCTTTGATCAATTCATGAGTGCACTAGTCTACGAGTACATGGAGAATGGATCATTGGACAAGTACTTGTTCAGCGATATGCAAGCAATTGAGGAGTGGGAAAAGCTGCGTGAAATTGCAATTGGAACAGCAAAAGGCATCGCCTACCTGCACGAAGAGTGCCATCAGCGCATCATTCACTATGATATAAAGCCTGGAAATGTCCTCCTAGACGAAAAGTTTACCCCCAAGGTCGCTGATTTTGGGCTGGCAAAGCTTTGCAACAGAGACAGTACCCATGTGTCTCTGTCTGGTTATCGAGGGACTCCCGGCTACTCAGCACCGGAATTTCAGCTCAGGAACTTCCCCATAACGCATAAATGCGATGTCCACAGCTTCGGAATGCTGTTGTTCGAGATAATAGGGAGGAGGAGGAATGCCCGAATACGTTCCACGGACAGTTTGGATTGGTTTCCAAAGCAAGTGTGGGAAGAGTACGAGAAAGGAGAGTTGGCTGCAATGTTGTCGGGGTGTTGGAATGAGGAGAAGGATAGGGAGCAAGTGGAGAAGGCGGCTATGGTGGCTCTGTGGTGCGTTCAGGACTCGCCGGAGGACAGGCCGCCGATGAGCGCGGTGGTGAAAATGCTGGAAGGCGGAGTGGAGGTGATGCCACCTCCGAAGCCATTCCAGTACTTGTTATCTATTTCCGTGACTAGCCCTGATGCGCCCTCTAATGGCAGTGACAGTTCAGACATTTCTACTTCGACCAGCTGTGGAACGAATTCACGTTGGTACAAAGACACCACGCCCATCATGGCCAAGTACGAGATTCAAATGGCCAGTATCACTACCACCacctaa